One window from the genome of Mucilaginibacter ginsenosidivorans encodes:
- a CDS encoding PAS domain-containing sensor histidine kinase, whose product MSITEGDKFSYDGDFHITHIINDLNTGLWEYNISTREVKWSPGFYVLLGYEPGEIPPSYDYFFENLLYYDDKPAFLKSINRHFNDAPETIRVRLLTKQSGYRWFKSTAKRWDDNSVPKITGSIADIHENKLLELQSGRNDFLFKETIKIAKVGGWEIDVRSMTLTLSRETYEIYELQESVKLSIEEAISFFEPDHRQIMARAIDNIIKYSRPFDLELQFRTARNNLIWLRAKGIAVIDDYGKCITVRSIFQNIDYIKKKELEVQDAVNLLSDQNKRLQNFAYIVSHNLRSHTGNLQFMVDLFDQTETEDDRKEIFSHIKSISGSLNTTIEHLSEIVKIQAEIGKERKMLNLEDSLKSVLSVLQSNIRSSGAKVEYDFSEVDEVFYIPAYLESIFQNMITNSIKYRHPDRKPLIKVRSAKIRHHIYLYFEDNGLGIDLDKYGDSVFGMYKTFHHNPDAKGIGLFMTRNQVEALGGTIDIDSTVNEGTKFTVKLV is encoded by the coding sequence ATGAGCATTACGGAAGGTGATAAATTTTCTTATGATGGTGACTTCCATATAACCCATATCATCAATGATCTGAATACGGGTTTATGGGAATATAACATCAGCACCAGGGAAGTAAAATGGTCGCCGGGTTTTTATGTCCTTTTGGGCTATGAACCTGGCGAGATACCGCCTTCGTACGATTACTTTTTTGAGAACCTGCTCTACTACGACGACAAGCCGGCCTTTCTAAAATCAATTAATCGCCACTTTAATGATGCACCCGAAACCATCAGGGTAAGGCTCCTTACCAAGCAGTCGGGCTATCGCTGGTTTAAAAGCACCGCCAAAAGATGGGATGATAATTCGGTACCGAAAATAACGGGTTCCATCGCCGATATTCATGAGAACAAACTTCTCGAACTGCAGTCGGGCCGGAATGATTTCCTGTTTAAGGAAACCATCAAAATCGCAAAAGTTGGCGGCTGGGAGATAGACGTAAGGAGCATGACGCTTACCCTTTCCCGCGAGACTTATGAAATTTATGAGCTGCAGGAAAGCGTAAAGTTAAGTATCGAAGAGGCCATCAGCTTTTTCGAGCCCGATCACCGGCAAATAATGGCCCGGGCCATCGATAATATTATAAAATATTCCCGCCCGTTTGACCTGGAACTGCAATTCCGTACGGCGCGCAATAACCTCATCTGGCTGCGTGCAAAGGGTATTGCAGTTATCGACGATTATGGCAAATGTATAACAGTACGCAGCATTTTCCAGAATATCGACTATATCAAAAAGAAAGAGCTGGAAGTTCAGGACGCTGTTAATTTATTGAGCGATCAAAATAAGCGCCTGCAAAATTTTGCCTACATCGTGTCGCATAACCTGCGCTCGCATACCGGCAATTTACAGTTTATGGTCGACCTGTTCGATCAAACCGAAACCGAGGACGACCGTAAGGAGATATTCTCCCATATCAAATCTATCAGCGGCAGCTTAAATACTACGATCGAGCACCTGAGCGAGATAGTAAAGATACAGGCCGAAATAGGCAAGGAAAGAAAGATGCTAAACCTTGAAGACTCGCTGAAATCAGTGCTTTCAGTACTTCAAAGTAATATCAGATCGTCAGGCGCAAAAGTAGAATATGATTTCAGCGAGGTTGACGAGGTATTTTATATTCCTGCTTACCTGGAAAGTATCTTCCAGAATATGATCACCAATTCGATCAAATACCGCCACCCCGACCGCAAGCCGCTTATTAAGGTCCGGTCGGCTAAGATCAGGCACCATATCTATTTATATTTTGAAGATAATGGCCTGGGTATCGATCTTGACAAATACGGCGACTCGGTATTTGGCATGTATAAAACCTTCCACCACAACCCCGATGCAAAGGGCATCGGCCTGTTCATGACCCGCAACCAGGTTGAAGCACTGGGCGGTACCATCGACATTGACAGCACCGTTAACGAAGGCACGAAATTTACTGTGAAGTTGGTTTGA
- the hppD gene encoding 4-hydroxyphenylpyruvate dioxygenase — MQTQTLDRKPTSTDFLPLKGTDHVEFYVGNAKQAAHFYKTAFGFQSLAYAGPETGVRDRASYVLKQDKIRLVLTTPLHSDHPIAEHIKKHGDGVKVLALWVDDAYDAFEQTTSRGAETFQQPQTLTDENGEVKTSGIKLYGETVHLFVERKHYNGIFLPGYEEWKTEYNPSETGLKYVDHCVGNVGWHKMNEWVNFYEDVMGFKNILTFDDKMISTEYSALMSKVMSNGNGYVKFPINEPAEGKKKSQIEEYLEFYEGEGVQHLALATDHIVETVTELKNRGVEFLHVPTTYYDDLLSRVGRIDEDLAPLKELGILVDRDDEGYLLQIFTKPLEDRPTVFFEIIQRKGARSFGAGNFKALFEAIEHEQELRGNL; from the coding sequence ATGCAAACACAAACTTTAGATAGAAAACCAACGTCAACCGATTTCCTGCCTTTGAAAGGCACGGATCATGTTGAATTTTATGTGGGCAATGCCAAGCAGGCTGCTCACTTTTATAAAACGGCCTTCGGCTTTCAGAGCCTGGCTTATGCAGGGCCCGAGACCGGCGTGCGCGACCGGGCGTCATACGTTTTGAAACAGGATAAGATACGCCTGGTGTTGACTACGCCTTTACATTCTGACCATCCTATCGCAGAGCACATCAAAAAGCATGGCGACGGGGTAAAAGTATTGGCCCTTTGGGTTGATGACGCTTATGATGCGTTTGAGCAAACTACCAGTCGCGGTGCTGAAACATTTCAGCAACCTCAAACCCTTACAGATGAAAACGGTGAGGTAAAAACAAGCGGCATTAAGCTTTATGGAGAAACGGTGCACTTATTCGTCGAGCGCAAACACTACAATGGTATCTTCCTACCCGGATACGAGGAATGGAAAACAGAATACAACCCGTCAGAAACAGGCCTTAAGTATGTGGACCATTGTGTAGGCAACGTGGGCTGGCATAAAATGAACGAATGGGTGAATTTTTATGAAGATGTGATGGGCTTTAAAAACATCCTCACTTTCGATGATAAAATGATCTCGACCGAGTATTCGGCCCTGATGAGCAAGGTGATGAGTAATGGCAACGGCTATGTGAAGTTTCCGATCAACGAACCGGCCGAGGGCAAAAAGAAATCGCAAATTGAGGAATACCTGGAGTTTTACGAAGGCGAAGGCGTGCAGCATTTAGCGCTGGCTACCGACCATATTGTTGAGACGGTAACCGAATTGAAAAACCGCGGTGTGGAGTTCCTCCATGTACCAACCACTTATTACGACGACTTATTAAGCCGCGTCGGGCGTATCGATGAGGACCTTGCGCCTTTAAAGGAATTGGGCATCCTGGTCGACCGTGATGACGAAGGATATCTGCTGCAAATATTTACCAAGCCGCTCGAAGACAGGCCGACCGTATTCTTCGAGATCATCCAGCGCAAGGGAGCACGTTCCTTTGGTGCCGGGAACTTCAAGGCCTTGTTTGAAGCGATCGAGCATGAGCAGGAGTTGAGAGGGAATTTGTAA
- a CDS encoding DUF3267 domain-containing protein, whose amino-acid sequence MFFVPGILITIATFPGVIVHELAHQLFCRWFKIPVFRVVYFRAGNPAGYVQHEIISNKWHSMMISVGPFFVNTILGALIAFPAAMPVFVFNNANPLDYLLIYLGVSIAMHAFPSTGDAKSILNDLKEPETPVWVKIVGYPVIGLIYVGSLGSFFWLDLIYGGAVAVGLPNLIVKLFA is encoded by the coding sequence ATGTTTTTCGTACCAGGCATATTGATCACTATAGCTACGTTTCCAGGCGTAATTGTACACGAGCTTGCACACCAGCTATTTTGCAGATGGTTTAAAATACCGGTTTTTCGGGTGGTATATTTCAGGGCCGGAAATCCGGCCGGATATGTTCAGCACGAGATCATATCAAACAAGTGGCATTCGATGATGATAAGCGTGGGACCATTCTTTGTCAACACAATCTTGGGTGCGCTCATTGCATTCCCGGCAGCCATGCCGGTTTTTGTATTCAACAATGCTAACCCGCTGGATTATCTTCTTATCTATCTTGGAGTATCTATCGCCATGCACGCTTTTCCAAGCACCGGCGATGCCAAATCGATACTAAATGACCTGAAAGAGCCGGAAACACCTGTTTGGGTAAAGATTGTAGGGTACCCTGTTATCGGCCTGATCTATGTGGGATCTCTTGGTAGTTTCTTTTGGCTCGACCTGATATACGGAGGTGCTGTTGCCGTTGGCCTTCCTAATCTGATCGTAAAACTTTTTGCATAA
- a CDS encoding tetratricopeptide repeat protein, producing the protein MDTDLNLEPDEKPACIACGNPEILEGYPNKLCAECRDKLIKFPIPVWVKLFGAAIAVLSLMSLFWSGGDFGAALALKRAEHAEENKNYLTEKHELEKAEKTVPNSIGILSHLAIADFYNLEYASMDSVLKKIQNRTFEDTALLGKVNDLLENVKSYYPSASFDTAFSAYKKSVIPDSALERYVDKSPGDTYAMYLLASSYSDKEQYGKTDTAVSKILAIDPNFMPAICMKCMVKRELSQFDSSFYYCDKLLAINHQSTYAMSAKARTFIKSGKNAEGLKLAKQVDDLSKDDPYNVTTLAIAYHFNKDYKKRDQLIKQAEKDSASNSYMKYAKDIFSGKIKYQ; encoded by the coding sequence GTGGATACCGACCTGAACCTTGAACCTGACGAAAAGCCTGCTTGCATTGCCTGCGGAAACCCTGAAATATTAGAAGGGTATCCGAATAAACTCTGCGCTGAATGCCGCGATAAATTAATTAAATTCCCTATTCCTGTTTGGGTAAAGTTATTTGGTGCAGCTATTGCCGTATTATCGTTAATGTCGCTTTTCTGGTCGGGAGGAGATTTCGGTGCCGCGCTCGCATTAAAGCGCGCTGAGCATGCAGAAGAAAACAAAAACTATCTGACAGAAAAACACGAACTTGAAAAGGCCGAAAAGACCGTACCCAATTCTATCGGCATATTATCACATTTGGCTATTGCCGATTTCTATAACCTGGAATACGCTAGTATGGATTCGGTACTAAAAAAGATACAAAATCGGACCTTTGAAGATACGGCGCTTTTGGGTAAGGTAAATGATCTTTTGGAAAACGTTAAATCTTATTATCCTTCGGCGTCGTTTGATACCGCCTTCAGCGCGTATAAGAAATCCGTTATTCCCGACAGCGCTCTTGAACGATATGTTGACAAGAGTCCCGGCGACACCTATGCGATGTATCTATTAGCTTCTTCCTATTCAGACAAAGAGCAATATGGAAAGACAGATACAGCCGTGTCCAAAATATTGGCCATCGATCCAAATTTTATGCCTGCTATCTGTATGAAATGTATGGTGAAAAGAGAGCTGAGTCAATTTGATTCTTCATTTTATTATTGCGACAAGCTGCTGGCTATCAATCATCAATCCACATATGCCATGTCGGCCAAAGCACGTACTTTTATAAAATCAGGGAAGAATGCGGAAGGACTTAAACTTGCAAAACAGGTCGATGATCTTAGCAAAGACGACCCATATAACGTTACAACACTTGCGATTGCTTATCACTTCAACAAGGACTATAAGAAACGCGACCAACTTATTAAACAAGCGGAAAAGGACAGTGCTTCAAATTCGTACATGAAGTACGCGAAGGATATATTTTCAGGAAAAATAAAATACCAATAA
- a CDS encoding fumarylacetoacetate hydrolase family protein → MKLVSYKTEDREHLGIYVNGHIYNLNSCHKLLPDNMNDFLWGGDELMDRARKVNDDIASGKLEAKEELFFELLAPVPHPTSCRDGYAFRQHVAAARRNRKAEMIPQFDQYPIFYFTNHNAIQGIGEIECMPDHFEKLDFELEVAVALNKKGRNIKAAHADSYIAGYMIMNDMSARTLQMEEMLLNLGPAKGKDFSTVIGPWLVTPDELEKYKVAPKPGHTGNAYNLTMKCHVNGKEVSAGNMADMDWTFAEIIERCAYGCDVLPGDVIGSGTVGTGCFLELNGTGLLNDPDYQTQWLQPGDLVEMEVTGLGVLSNVIKKADSDFSILALKKL, encoded by the coding sequence ATGAAACTTGTATCCTACAAAACGGAAGACCGTGAGCACCTGGGCATATATGTGAACGGCCATATTTATAATCTCAACTCGTGCCATAAACTGCTGCCCGATAATATGAATGATTTTTTGTGGGGTGGCGATGAACTGATGGACCGCGCCCGGAAAGTGAACGATGATATCGCTTCGGGCAAGCTGGAAGCTAAGGAGGAGTTATTTTTCGAACTGCTAGCGCCCGTGCCGCATCCGACATCGTGCCGTGATGGGTATGCGTTTCGCCAGCATGTGGCGGCTGCCAGGCGTAACCGGAAAGCCGAAATGATACCGCAGTTTGATCAATACCCGATATTCTACTTCACCAATCATAACGCGATACAGGGTATAGGGGAGATAGAATGCATGCCCGACCATTTCGAAAAATTGGATTTCGAGCTGGAAGTTGCTGTTGCACTAAACAAAAAAGGTCGCAATATTAAAGCGGCTCACGCTGATAGTTACATAGCAGGTTACATGATCATGAATGATATGAGCGCCCGCACGCTACAAATGGAGGAGATGTTGCTGAACCTTGGTCCGGCAAAGGGGAAGGATTTTTCGACCGTTATTGGCCCCTGGCTGGTAACGCCGGATGAACTGGAAAAATATAAAGTTGCGCCCAAGCCAGGTCATACAGGGAACGCCTATAATTTAACGATGAAATGCCACGTGAACGGCAAGGAAGTATCCGCCGGCAACATGGCCGATATGGACTGGACCTTCGCCGAGATCATCGAACGTTGTGCTTACGGCTGCGATGTTTTACCGGGCGATGTTATCGGTTCGGGCACAGTAGGTACAGGCTGCTTTCTCGAACTGAACGGAACAGGTTTGCTAAATGATCCTGATTATCAAACCCAATGGCTACAGCCGGGTGATCTGGTGGAGATGGAAGTAACAGGGTTGGGTGTTTTGAGTAATGTAATAAAAAAAGCAGATAGCGATTTTTCGATTTTGGCTTTGAAGAAGTTGTAA
- a CDS encoding type I phosphomannose isomerase catalytic subunit: MSPLYPLKFKTIYKDKIWGGQKIKTYLHKDFGGLPNCGETWEISGVKSDVSVVANGALEGESLADLLEKYKGQLVGKKVYDHFGNIFPLLVKFIDANDDLSIQVHPDDELAKKRHNSFGKTEMWYVIEADPGSTLISGFNQQVSEEIYVDKLNSGHIMDILNREDVAAGDVFFLPAGRVHTIGKGLLIAEIQQTSDITYRIYDFDRVDDKGNKRELHTEEALAAIDYNFYPDYKTKYQPEKNETVPLVKCPYFTTNILDFTESTTKDYTGLDSFVIHVCVEGNYVIECQGKQHPVKMGECILLPKTIDRVNLITVNGFKILESYIE; the protein is encoded by the coding sequence ATGTCACCACTCTATCCTTTAAAATTCAAAACCATTTACAAAGACAAAATATGGGGAGGTCAGAAGATAAAAACTTACCTGCATAAAGACTTTGGCGGCCTGCCCAATTGCGGTGAAACCTGGGAGATATCGGGCGTTAAATCAGATGTTTCTGTAGTGGCAAATGGGGCGCTGGAGGGCGAGTCGCTGGCCGATCTGCTGGAAAAATATAAGGGTCAGCTGGTAGGCAAAAAGGTGTACGATCATTTTGGAAATATATTCCCGCTGCTGGTGAAGTTTATCGATGCCAATGATGATCTTTCGATACAGGTGCACCCGGATGATGAATTGGCTAAAAAACGACATAATTCGTTCGGCAAGACCGAAATGTGGTATGTGATCGAGGCTGATCCCGGTTCGACGCTGATATCGGGCTTTAATCAGCAGGTGAGTGAGGAAATATATGTTGATAAATTGAATAGCGGCCACATTATGGATATCCTGAACCGTGAGGATGTAGCAGCGGGCGATGTTTTCTTTTTGCCTGCCGGCAGGGTGCATACCATAGGCAAGGGTTTGCTGATAGCCGAGATACAACAAACATCAGACATCACCTACCGTATTTATGACTTTGACAGGGTAGATGATAAAGGCAACAAGCGCGAATTGCATACTGAAGAAGCATTGGCCGCCATTGATTATAATTTTTATCCGGATTATAAAACCAAATACCAGCCAGAAAAAAATGAGACTGTTCCCCTGGTAAAGTGCCCTTACTTCACTACCAATATTCTTGATTTTACAGAAAGCACGACGAAGGACTACACGGGCCTCGATTCATTTGTTATTCACGTTTGCGTTGAAGGCAATTATGTGATAGAGTGCCAGGGTAAGCAACATCCGGTAAAAATGGGAGAGTGCATTTTGCTGCCAAAAACCATTGATCGGGTAAACCTGATAACCGTGAACGGATTTAAGATATTGGAGAGTTATATTGAATAA
- a CDS encoding flavin reductase family protein — MLTLKTSDLSPVDLQNYLQYAIAPRPICFASTVDKDGNVNLSPFSFFNMFSTKPPVCVFSPSRRVRDATTKHTHENILEVPECVINIVTYDMVQQTSLASVEYPKGVNEFVKCGLTPIASKLVKPPRVAESPVQFECVINQVIPLGEGAGAGNLILAEIKLMHISESILDPDGKIDQQKLDLVARLGGDWYARINRDNLFKVAKPVRTIGIGVDSIPYAIRNSKILTGNNLGQLGNVESLPTDQQIDDYAQAAEIKEILDATIGDGQTRETQLHLKAKQLLDEGKVEEAWKTLLIS; from the coding sequence ATGTTGACGTTAAAAACATCAGATTTATCCCCCGTCGATCTGCAAAACTACCTGCAATACGCTATTGCACCCCGACCGATATGCTTCGCCTCGACAGTAGATAAAGATGGCAATGTGAATCTTAGCCCCTTTAGCTTTTTCAACATGTTCAGCACCAAGCCGCCGGTTTGCGTGTTTTCGCCATCGCGCAGGGTGAGGGATGCCACAACCAAGCATACGCATGAGAATATATTGGAGGTGCCGGAATGCGTGATCAATATCGTCACCTACGATATGGTGCAGCAAACATCGCTGGCAAGTGTGGAATATCCGAAAGGGGTGAACGAATTTGTTAAGTGCGGCCTCACACCCATAGCTTCCAAACTGGTGAAACCACCGCGTGTAGCTGAGTCACCGGTGCAGTTTGAGTGTGTGATAAACCAGGTTATTCCTTTAGGTGAAGGCGCCGGCGCAGGTAATTTGATCCTGGCCGAGATCAAATTGATGCATATAAGCGAATCCATTTTAGATCCTGACGGAAAAATCGATCAGCAAAAACTCGACCTGGTTGCGCGCCTCGGCGGCGATTGGTACGCCCGTATAAACCGCGACAACCTTTTCAAGGTTGCCAAGCCTGTGCGTACTATCGGCATAGGTGTCGACTCGATCCCTTATGCCATCCGCAATTCAAAGATACTGACAGGGAATAACCTGGGGCAATTGGGAAATGTGGAATCGCTGCCAACGGACCAGCAGATAGATGATTACGCGCAGGCGGCCGAAATAAAAGAGATATTGGATGCCACCATTGGCGACGGCCAAACCCGCGAAACGCAACTACATTTGAAAGCCAAACAACTGCTTGATGAAGGCAAGGTAGAAGAGGCGTGGAAGACATTGTTAATATCGTAG
- a CDS encoding DNA alkylation repair protein translates to MDTDDVIDLLKQKSDPAYRKGMAHFGIDSSKALGVKVPELRQLAKTIKKDQQLSIDLWDTGIHECRILASMIGDAKQVTREQMDKWTGEFYSWDICDQACGNLFDRTPFAVEKALEYSASENEFVKRAGFVLMAEFAVHDKKADDVVFVQFFPVMEREAWDKRNFVKKAVNWALRQIGKRNKTLHQMAIATALRIALQDSKAAKWIAADALRELEKRF, encoded by the coding sequence ATGGATACTGACGATGTAATCGACCTCCTCAAACAAAAATCTGACCCGGCCTATCGCAAAGGCATGGCTCATTTTGGCATTGATAGTTCGAAAGCATTAGGTGTAAAAGTGCCCGAATTACGCCAATTAGCCAAAACAATCAAAAAAGATCAGCAACTATCAATTGACTTGTGGGATACAGGCATACATGAATGCCGGATACTAGCCTCGATGATCGGCGACGCTAAACAGGTAACGCGGGAACAAATGGATAAATGGACAGGTGAATTTTACTCATGGGATATATGCGACCAGGCCTGTGGAAATTTATTTGACCGCACTCCTTTTGCTGTTGAGAAGGCGCTTGAATACTCGGCATCTGAAAACGAATTTGTAAAACGCGCCGGCTTTGTGCTGATGGCTGAATTTGCGGTACATGATAAGAAAGCGGACGATGTAGTGTTCGTCCAATTTTTTCCCGTAATGGAACGGGAAGCATGGGACAAACGGAATTTTGTAAAAAAAGCCGTTAACTGGGCTTTGCGGCAGATCGGCAAAAGGAACAAAACACTCCATCAAATGGCTATCGCTACGGCTCTGCGGATAGCACTTCAGGACAGCAAAGCAGCCAAATGGATCGCTGCGGATGCGCTCAGGGAACTTGAAAAACGCTTCTGA
- a CDS encoding homogentisate 1,2-dioxygenase has protein sequence MPVYHKSGQIPPKRHTQFRKPDGTLYAEELVSTEGFSSLYSLVYHAYPPTIVKTLGEPYSVEPKIAREKHLKHTSLIGFNIQPEDDYLKSRKPVLVNSDLHISLAAPRKSMTEYFYKNSQADEVIFVHVGSGTLKSGFGNIKFEYGDYLIVPRGTIYQLEFNSEDNRLFIVESFSPIRSPKRYLNQYGQLMEHSPYCERDLKLPENLETHDEKGDFKILIKKQGLIYPYIYGTHPFDFVGWDGFHYPYGFSIHNFEPITGRLHQPPPVHQTFEGHNFVICSFVPRKYDYHPLSIPAPYNHSNVDSDEVLYYVDGDFMSRKSVVKGQITLHPGGIPHGPHPGTVEKSIGKESTEELAVMIDPFKPLMLTEDAIKIEDPNYYKSWASE, from the coding sequence ATGCCCGTTTATCATAAATCAGGACAGATCCCACCGAAGCGGCATACACAATTCCGTAAGCCCGACGGCACTTTATATGCCGAGGAACTGGTATCAACCGAAGGCTTTTCGAGCCTGTATTCGCTGGTGTACCATGCCTACCCCCCTACTATCGTCAAAACTTTGGGTGAACCGTATTCGGTCGAGCCCAAAATAGCCCGGGAAAAGCACTTGAAGCATACCAGCCTCATCGGCTTTAATATTCAGCCAGAGGACGATTACCTGAAAAGCCGCAAACCTGTACTTGTAAACAGCGATTTGCATATTTCGCTGGCCGCTCCGCGTAAATCCATGACGGAATATTTCTACAAGAACAGCCAGGCCGATGAGGTAATATTTGTGCACGTTGGTTCGGGTACGCTAAAAAGCGGTTTCGGCAATATCAAGTTTGAATATGGCGATTACCTGATAGTTCCGCGCGGTACCATTTACCAGTTGGAATTTAACAGCGAGGATAACCGCCTTTTTATTGTTGAAAGCTTCAGCCCGATACGTTCACCAAAAAGGTATTTGAACCAATATGGCCAGTTAATGGAGCATTCGCCCTATTGCGAACGCGACCTGAAATTACCGGAAAACCTGGAAACGCACGACGAAAAAGGCGACTTCAAGATCCTGATAAAAAAACAGGGCCTGATCTATCCGTATATTTACGGCACGCATCCTTTCGATTTTGTAGGCTGGGATGGTTTCCACTATCCATACGGTTTTTCGATACACAATTTTGAACCGATAACAGGCCGTCTGCATCAGCCGCCACCTGTGCATCAAACCTTCGAAGGGCATAATTTTGTCATTTGCTCTTTCGTGCCCCGTAAGTACGATTATCACCCGCTTTCTATCCCGGCGCCATACAACCACAGCAATGTGGATAGCGACGAGGTGCTTTATTACGTAGATGGCGACTTTATGAGCCGCAAAAGCGTGGTTAAAGGCCAGATAACCCTTCACCCGGGTGGCATACCGCACGGCCCGCACCCCGGCACGGTAGAAAAATCCATCGGCAAAGAATCGACAGAAGAACTGGCCGTGATGATAGACCCGTTCAAACCCCTTATGCTTACCGAGGACGCCATAAAAATTGAGGATCCGAATTATTATAAAAGCTGGGCGAGTGAATAA
- a CDS encoding L,D-transpeptidase family protein yields MPKFLITLIIPLLFAADQKTYIPDSKRAADIRTKIWPKLQGDLKAAGLKNDQPVFIRIFKEPGILEIWVKSGKQYKLFKNYLICAYSGGLGTKTKDHDGKCPEGYYTITPTQLNPVSTYHLAMNVGYPNAFDQSRSYTGNAIMIHGYCASIGCYAMTDQMIEEIYTMVYEAFLHGQKSVDVNIFPFKLTNANIDKYSAYPYVSFWQHLKPGYDIFEKTHIPPAVSVVNKNYSFR; encoded by the coding sequence ATGCCTAAATTCCTCATCACCCTAATTATTCCGCTGCTTTTTGCAGCGGATCAGAAAACTTACATTCCGGATAGTAAACGCGCTGCGGATATCCGCACCAAAATATGGCCGAAATTGCAAGGCGATCTTAAGGCTGCGGGGTTAAAAAATGACCAGCCTGTATTTATCCGGATATTTAAAGAGCCGGGAATATTAGAGATTTGGGTAAAATCGGGCAAGCAATATAAACTGTTCAAGAACTATCTCATCTGCGCTTATTCCGGCGGCCTCGGCACCAAAACCAAAGACCACGACGGTAAATGCCCGGAGGGTTACTATACCATCACGCCAACGCAGCTTAACCCGGTTAGCACCTATCATTTAGCCATGAATGTTGGCTACCCCAATGCATTCGACCAATCGCGCAGTTACACCGGCAATGCCATTATGATACACGGTTATTGCGCCTCCATCGGCTGCTACGCCATGACGGACCAGATGATTGAAGAAATTTATACGATGGTTTACGAAGCGTTTTTACACGGACAAAAATCGGTGGATGTCAATATATTTCCCTTTAAACTAACTAATGCAAATATTGATAAATACTCCGCTTACCCTTATGTTTCATTCTGGCAACATTTGAAACCCGGGTATGATATTTTTGAAAAAACGCATATACCACCGGCGGTGAGTGTGGTGAATAAGAATTATTCCTTCAGGTAG
- a CDS encoding YciI family protein, whose translation MIRNTFIVLLLIAAGTCFAQSNNPQYDAQLAQKLGADDYGMKTYVMAFLKDGPNRVKDSVARNELQMAHLKNIMRLANEGKLIVAGPFLDDQPIRGIFIFNVSTVEEAKALTETDPAIKAGSLVMELHPWYGSVGLVEAFHLHKKVEKKSVAD comes from the coding sequence ATGATCAGGAACACTTTTATTGTCCTGTTGCTAATAGCAGCAGGCACATGTTTTGCGCAATCCAATAATCCGCAATATGATGCCCAACTGGCCCAAAAACTTGGCGCGGATGATTACGGTATGAAAACGTATGTAATGGCTTTCCTGAAGGATGGGCCCAACCGTGTAAAAGATTCGGTAGCCCGCAATGAATTGCAAATGGCCCATCTTAAAAATATCATGCGCCTGGCTAACGAGGGTAAGCTAATTGTAGCCGGACCATTTTTGGATGATCAGCCCATACGCGGGATCTTTATTTTTAATGTAAGTACCGTGGAAGAAGCCAAGGCTCTGACCGAAACCGATCCTGCCATCAAAGCGGGTTCGCTGGTAATGGAGCTGCATCCATGGTATGGTTCGGTTGGTTTAGTCGAAGCATTCCATTTGCACAAAAAAGTAGAGAAAAAAAGTGTGGCAGACTGA